The proteins below come from a single uncultured Campylobacter sp. genomic window:
- the uppS gene encoding polyprenyl diphosphate synthase, translated as MNKLNHLAIIMDGNGRWAKRRGLLRTKGHETGANVVEQMCEFCIDEGVAVLSLYAFSTENWKRPKSEVAFLMELLHKFLLSKRESFIKNGIKFNVIGDESPLSDKLKNEINGIKNATAQNSRLKLNLALNYGAKDEILRAFRRFCEKNGGEFDAQNLTLNLSEDSLQACLDEPVPIDLLVRTGGEQRLSNFMLWQASYAEFAFTPTLWPDFTREELALITAKFKKKDRRFGGI; from the coding sequence ATGAACAAGCTAAATCACCTAGCTATCATCATGGACGGCAACGGCAGATGGGCCAAGCGCCGCGGTTTGCTACGCACCAAAGGGCACGAAACGGGCGCGAACGTCGTGGAGCAGATGTGCGAGTTTTGCATCGACGAGGGCGTGGCGGTGCTGAGCCTATACGCATTTAGCACCGAAAACTGGAAGCGTCCAAAGAGCGAAGTGGCGTTTTTGATGGAGCTTTTGCATAAATTTTTGCTCTCAAAACGCGAGAGTTTTATTAAAAACGGCATCAAATTTAACGTTATCGGCGACGAAAGTCCGCTAAGCGACAAGCTAAAAAACGAGATAAACGGTATCAAAAACGCAACCGCTCAAAACTCTAGACTAAAGCTAAATTTAGCGCTAAACTACGGCGCAAAAGATGAAATTTTAAGAGCTTTTAGGAGATTTTGCGAAAAAAACGGCGGCGAATTTGACGCCCAAAACCTAACTCTAAATTTAAGCGAAGATAGCCTGCAAGCCTGCCTTGATGAGCCCGTGCCCATCGACCTTCTCGTGCGCACGGGCGGCGAGCAGAGGCTGTCAAATTTTATGCTTTGGCAGGCTAGCTACGCCGAGTTTGCCTTTACGCCCACGCTTTGGCCTGATTTTACGCGCGAGGAGCTAGCCTTGATAACAGCCAAATTTAAGAAAAAAGACAGAAGGTTCGGCGGAATATAA
- a CDS encoding prepilin peptidase — MFFAVLFFILGAAVGSFSNVLIYRMPRGESINFPASHCQSCKTPLKPYHNVPIFAWLFLRGKCAFCGEKISFQYPLIELASALLCVLAYFYETSGLEMFADGFYGAIFKAAMLGICFILLLALSLIDFRYKAVPDPLLFASVAFSLLYGFNLPSSFDSQGLLRAFDSFINAAIFMFAFWLLRALVSLALKREAMGSADIFIAGVMGAILGIKLGLMAIYVSALLTLPAYVIVRKRGYELPFVPFLSLATLIVYAFKDWFIYILGLIYG; from the coding sequence ATGTTTTTTGCCGTTTTGTTTTTTATATTGGGTGCCGCAGTCGGCAGCTTTAGCAACGTCTTAATCTACCGTATGCCGCGCGGCGAGAGCATAAATTTCCCCGCCTCGCACTGCCAAAGCTGTAAAACTCCGCTAAAGCCGTATCACAACGTCCCGATTTTTGCGTGGCTGTTTTTGCGCGGCAAATGCGCGTTTTGCGGCGAAAAAATCAGCTTTCAGTATCCGCTCATTGAGCTTGCTAGCGCCCTACTTTGCGTGCTTGCGTACTTTTATGAAACGAGCGGGCTAGAGATGTTTGCAGACGGCTTTTACGGCGCGATTTTTAAGGCGGCGATGCTTGGTATCTGCTTTATCTTGCTGCTAGCGCTTAGCTTGATTGACTTTCGCTACAAAGCAGTTCCAGATCCGCTTCTTTTTGCCAGCGTCGCATTTTCTCTGCTTTACGGCTTCAATCTCCCCTCCTCTTTTGACTCGCAGGGGCTTTTACGCGCATTTGATTCGTTTATAAACGCTGCGATTTTTATGTTTGCTTTTTGGCTACTTCGCGCGCTCGTTAGTCTAGCCCTTAAGCGCGAAGCCATGGGCTCTGCAGATATTTTTATCGCGGGCGTTATGGGTGCGATTTTAGGTATCAAGCTCGGCCTCATGGCGATCTACGTCTCGGCGCTGCTGACGCTGCCCGCATACGTTATCGTGCGAAAGCGCGGATATGAGCTGCCTTTCGTGCCGTTTCTAAGCCTTGCTACGCTTATCGTTTATGCGTTTAAGGATTGGTTTATCTACATCTTGGGGCTCATTTATGGATAG
- a CDS encoding LptF/LptG family permease — protein sequence MDRTARYLLSNFLGTFASLFATLFLIMSIVFFIQIARITSYIEITFLELFKLYMFMLPRVLLFTVPIAFFASLALMFFRLSRENESIVLFTLGYSPVRIAKFFLIVSGAVSAFLIVTAVVLIPTAAELNSNFVSYKKTVAKLNLKTTEFGQKFSDWMVFIQNEKSDENGTLYEGVTLYSPKEGAHRFVLAKNARLTNSNATIELTLAEGKIYDIGDTSWHKTDFGTMKIRTVQEDSVAQTKSFWQYWQMMSEDKKRAKDFATYVLIALFPLATTLFALSLGIVTYRYEKGFVYFGIFGVLFGYFTLIMLFSSRVFIAIAAIFSLFFIASIFSFRAKILKRY from the coding sequence ATGGATAGGACGGCGCGCTATCTCTTATCAAACTTTCTAGGCACGTTCGCATCTCTATTTGCGACGCTTTTTCTCATCATGTCGATCGTATTTTTTATCCAGATCGCGCGCATCACCTCCTATATCGAGATCACGTTTTTAGAGCTTTTTAAGCTTTATATGTTTATGTTGCCTAGAGTGCTGCTTTTTACCGTACCGATCGCGTTTTTTGCATCTCTTGCGCTTATGTTTTTCAGGCTTTCTCGCGAAAACGAGAGTATCGTGCTTTTTACGCTCGGATATTCGCCCGTTAGGATCGCCAAATTTTTCCTCATCGTTAGCGGTGCGGTTTCAGCCTTCCTCATCGTTACTGCGGTAGTGCTGATCCCCACGGCTGCGGAGCTAAACTCAAATTTCGTCTCATACAAAAAAACCGTCGCCAAGCTAAATTTAAAAACAACCGAATTCGGGCAAAAATTCTCCGACTGGATGGTCTTCATCCAAAACGAGAAAAGCGATGAAAACGGCACTCTTTACGAGGGCGTGACGCTTTATTCGCCAAAAGAGGGCGCGCATAGGTTCGTTCTAGCCAAAAACGCTCGCCTAACTAATAGCAATGCCACGATCGAGCTTACGCTAGCCGAGGGTAAAATTTACGATATCGGCGATACATCGTGGCATAAAACGGACTTTGGCACGATGAAGATCCGCACCGTCCAAGAGGACAGCGTCGCGCAGACGAAGTCGTTTTGGCAGTATTGGCAAATGATGAGCGAGGATAAAAAGCGCGCTAAAGACTTCGCGACCTACGTTCTTATCGCACTTTTTCCACTAGCGACGACGCTCTTTGCTTTGAGTCTGGGTATCGTGACCTACCGCTACGAAAAGGGCTTTGTGTATTTTGGGATATTTGGCGTGCTATTTGGCTATTTTACGCTCATTATGCTCTTTAGTTCGCGCGTTTTTATCGCGATTGCGGCGATATTTTCGCTATTTTTTATCGCCTCTATTTTTAGCTTTAGGGCTAAAATTTTAAAAAGATACTAA
- the truA gene encoding tRNA pseudouridine(38-40) synthase TruA, whose product MRLKLVFSYDGSKFQGSQTQPHENGVEDALGAALAHVGIFGKIISSSRTDKGVHANNQVACVECGEHFSDFTRLKSLINRHAHPAVHVKLISRAQDCFHPRYDATARTYRYVINHGEFSPFLAPYETFLPKFDLNLANELLALFVGEHDFSAFMKLGSDVKSPVRRVKKAFCYARSERSIIVFKANGFLRAQVRLMVASVLKALELAKNGKFKETDAQEFKFERAQKAKPDGKANLNQKSREKNLIASDESVNLSAEHVVCGISNFDATNSNLNKAESIDTEKIRAKIGDKNSNGCRDANFLKAKELLRRAIYEQKPLTRIPAPPNGLYLNRVFYE is encoded by the coding sequence GTGCGCCTTAAGCTCGTTTTTAGTTACGACGGGTCGAAATTTCAGGGCTCACAGACCCAACCGCACGAAAACGGCGTCGAGGACGCTCTGGGCGCGGCTCTAGCGCACGTGGGCATTTTTGGCAAAATAATCTCTAGCTCGCGCACCGATAAGGGCGTGCATGCAAACAACCAAGTAGCCTGCGTCGAGTGCGGCGAGCATTTTAGCGACTTTACGCGTCTAAAATCGCTCATCAACCGCCACGCTCACCCAGCCGTTCACGTTAAACTTATAAGCCGCGCGCAGGACTGCTTTCACCCGCGATACGACGCTACGGCCAGAACCTACCGCTACGTTATAAATCACGGCGAGTTTTCTCCTTTTTTAGCGCCTTACGAGACTTTTTTGCCGAAATTTGACCTAAATTTAGCAAACGAGCTGCTTGCGCTTTTTGTCGGCGAGCATGATTTTAGCGCGTTTATGAAGCTTGGCAGCGACGTCAAAAGCCCCGTGCGGCGCGTCAAAAAAGCGTTTTGTTACGCGCGCAGCGAGCGGTCGATCATCGTTTTTAAAGCAAACGGCTTTTTGCGCGCCCAGGTTCGCCTCATGGTCGCTAGCGTCCTTAAGGCACTCGAGCTTGCCAAAAACGGCAAATTTAAAGAAACGGACGCGCAGGAGTTTAAATTTGAACGTGCGCAGAAGGCAAAGCCGGACGGCAAGGCAAATTTAAACCAAAAAAGCCGCGAAAAAAACTTAATCGCAAGCGACGAAAGCGTAAATTTGAGCGCCGAACACGTAGTTTGCGGCATCTCAAATTTTGACGCTACAAACTCAAATTTAAACAAGGCCGAAAGCATAGATACCGAAAAAATTCGCGCAAAAATCGGCGATAAAAACTCAAACGGTTGCCGAGATGCAAATTTCCTCAAAGCAAAAGAGCTTTTGCGCCGAGCTATCTACGAGCAAAAGCCGCTCACGCGTATCCCCGCGCCGCCAAACGGCCTTTACCTAAACCGAGTTTTTTACGAATGA
- a CDS encoding DUF3137 domain-containing protein, producing MINPKIKEAIAAVTQKQNECKQKLLKRYALLFVIVLFFVSPALPYGRDFAAWVIAANGWGEYAILTMFLLWAITAVYAVNEYIRFLSRFRLITQYEYLMFYKNTFVKVVIEGLGADLTYEPKSNIGINALNKAQIYSLAAKSYGEDAIKGCLGSMKFTVCEVISPEREISGSGYLAQAVSLALYIYEKITNFSGTVVICELGNSLKTQTVIIDKKATNLKMPLQKTGLCGDWLNDFNVFTDDETKARYLLSPGFMQRLREVKQGFDDAVSLSAAFMDDKFYLFLNGAKNRFESSLFNPPLSLSDAQAIKDEILRLLRVIDELNLSLDVYK from the coding sequence ATGATAAACCCAAAAATAAAAGAAGCCATCGCCGCCGTAACGCAAAAACAAAATGAGTGTAAACAAAAGCTGCTTAAGCGCTATGCTTTGCTTTTTGTAATCGTCTTATTTTTTGTTTCTCCTGCTTTACCTTACGGCAGAGATTTTGCCGCATGGGTCATAGCTGCAAACGGCTGGGGCGAGTATGCGATACTTACGATGTTTTTGCTTTGGGCGATCACGGCTGTCTATGCCGTAAATGAATACATTAGATTCTTATCTAGATTTAGGCTGATAACCCAATACGAATACTTGATGTTTTACAAAAATACATTCGTAAAAGTCGTCATAGAAGGGCTTGGCGCCGATTTAACATATGAGCCTAAAAGCAACATAGGCATAAATGCTCTAAACAAGGCACAAATTTACTCCCTAGCCGCCAAAAGCTACGGCGAAGACGCGATAAAAGGTTGTCTTGGTAGTATGAAATTTACCGTCTGCGAGGTGATAAGCCCTGAGCGAGAAATTAGCGGCAGCGGATATTTAGCTCAGGCAGTCTCGCTAGCCCTTTATATTTACGAAAAGATTACGAATTTTAGCGGCACGGTGGTGATTTGCGAACTTGGCAATAGCTTAAAAACCCAAACCGTCATCATAGATAAAAAAGCAACTAATCTTAAAATGCCGCTGCAAAAAACAGGGCTTTGCGGTGACTGGCTTAACGATTTTAATGTTTTTACGGACGATGAAACAAAGGCGCGCTATCTTTTAAGCCCCGGTTTTATGCAACGCCTGCGCGAGGTTAAGCAGGGTTTTGACGACGCGGTATCGCTAAGCGCAGCATTTATGGACGATAAATTTTACCTCTTTTTAAACGGCGCAAAAAACCGTTTTGAAAGTTCGCTCTTTAACCCGCCGCTAAGCCTTTCTGACGCACAGGCCATAAAAGACGAGATATTGCGGCTATTACGCGTCATAGACGAGTTAAATTTGAGCCTTGACGTTTATAAATAA
- a CDS encoding DNA translocase FtsK, whose amino-acid sequence MIFFGIATIAPAANFVGSLGNAIGLWNFKLFGFIAYVYPFVFIFFAYYIYKYFDGFDAKFAQTALGAALLFLAFLMFQSGSNAIYGGLVANSANEALKDVIGVIGMWVFIVMLFVLSFGLIAQDNILAILKKAFVEPSANEYKFENVDELKPKSQKKPKRIKKQKTMNEANLGDENNENLEDEAQDFGNDESDESDEGELNLEANETGAVTINGVEILNEVAENKKLLEQIEKGKVEKPKNFALPPLKFLADPPRRSNSVNEAEIDQKISDLLDKLRKFKIDGDVVRTYTGPIVTTFEFRPAPHIKVSKILTLQDDLAMALRAQTIRIQAPIPGKDVVGIEVPNQNIETIYLKEILDSEVFKNSSSPLTIALGKDIVGAPFITDLKKLPHLLIAGTTGSGKSVGINAMLLSLLYRNSPQTLRLMMIDPKMLEFSIYNDIPHLLTPVITQAKQAITALSNMVAEMERRYKIMSHTRTKNIESYNEKMKEEGGEQFPYIVVIIDELADLMMTSGKDVELYIGRLAQMARASGIHLIVATQRPSVDVVTGLIKANLPSRISYLVGQRIDSKVILDQMGAESLLGRGDMLFTPPGSPGVIRLHAPFASEKEIDTIVNFLKAQQEVVYDERFLAEEGASGGAGGGTAIAGELDELYEEAKEIVLSEQKTSISYLQRRLKIGYNRAATIIEQMEQMGVLSPVNAKGQRDIL is encoded by the coding sequence TTGATATTTTTCGGGATTGCTACCATAGCGCCTGCGGCAAATTTCGTCGGGAGCTTGGGCAACGCGATCGGGCTTTGGAACTTCAAGCTTTTTGGTTTTATAGCTTACGTTTATCCGTTTGTTTTTATATTTTTTGCGTATTATATTTACAAATATTTTGACGGCTTTGACGCGAAATTCGCCCAAACCGCGCTCGGAGCGGCGCTGCTTTTTTTAGCGTTTTTGATGTTTCAATCAGGCTCAAATGCTATTTACGGCGGACTAGTCGCAAATAGCGCAAACGAGGCACTAAAAGACGTTATCGGCGTGATAGGTATGTGGGTTTTTATCGTGATGCTTTTCGTGCTTAGCTTTGGTCTCATCGCGCAAGATAACATCCTAGCTATCCTAAAAAAGGCCTTTGTAGAACCTAGCGCCAACGAATATAAATTTGAAAACGTGGACGAGCTTAAGCCCAAATCGCAAAAAAAACCTAAACGAATCAAAAAGCAAAAAACAATGAACGAGGCGAATTTGGGTGATGAAAATAATGAAAATTTAGAAGATGAAGCGCAAGATTTCGGTAACGACGAATCAGACGAATCAGATGAAGGCGAGTTAAATTTAGAAGCTAACGAGACGGGGGCGGTTACTATAAACGGCGTCGAGATCCTAAACGAAGTCGCCGAAAACAAAAAACTACTCGAACAAATCGAAAAAGGCAAGGTTGAAAAGCCTAAGAATTTTGCGTTGCCGCCGCTTAAATTTTTAGCCGATCCGCCGAGACGCTCAAACAGCGTAAACGAAGCCGAAATCGATCAAAAGATATCCGATCTGCTCGATAAACTGCGTAAATTTAAAATAGACGGCGACGTCGTGCGCACCTATACGGGGCCGATCGTTACGACGTTTGAGTTTCGCCCTGCGCCGCATATCAAGGTAAGTAAAATTTTAACACTGCAAGACGATCTAGCTATGGCTCTGCGCGCGCAGACCATCCGCATCCAAGCGCCCATACCGGGCAAGGACGTCGTAGGCATCGAGGTGCCTAACCAAAATATCGAAACCATCTATCTAAAAGAAATTTTAGATAGCGAAGTTTTCAAAAACTCAAGCAGTCCGCTAACTATCGCGCTAGGCAAGGATATCGTCGGCGCGCCCTTTATCACCGATCTAAAAAAGCTGCCTCATCTGCTAATCGCTGGAACGACAGGCTCGGGTAAGAGCGTAGGTATAAACGCGATGCTGCTAAGCTTGCTATATCGCAACAGTCCGCAGACTCTGCGCCTAATGATGATAGATCCAAAGATGCTGGAATTTAGCATCTATAATGACATCCCGCACCTACTAACGCCCGTCATCACGCAGGCTAAGCAGGCTATCACGGCGCTATCAAACATGGTCGCCGAGATGGAGCGCCGCTATAAAATCATGAGCCACACTCGCACCAAAAACATCGAAAGCTACAACGAAAAGATGAAAGAAGAAGGCGGCGAGCAGTTTCCCTACATCGTCGTTATCATCGACGAGCTAGCCGATCTCATGATGACTAGCGGCAAGGACGTGGAGCTATATATCGGGCGTCTGGCGCAGATGGCCAGGGCCAGCGGCATACATCTCATCGTCGCCACCCAGCGCCCTAGCGTGGACGTCGTGACGGGGCTAATCAAGGCAAATTTACCTAGCCGCATCAGCTACCTCGTCGGTCAGCGCATCGATAGCAAGGTAATCCTAGATCAAATGGGCGCGGAGAGCCTGCTAGGACGCGGCGATATGCTATTTACGCCTCCGGGAAGTCCCGGCGTCATCAGACTGCATGCGCCCTTTGCTAGCGAAAAAGAGATCGACACGATAGTAAATTTCCTAAAAGCGCAGCAAGAGGTAGTCTACGACGAGAGATTTTTAGCAGAGGAGGGCGCTAGCGGCGGCGCAGGCGGCGGTACCGCGATCGCGGGCGAGCTAGACGAGCTCTACGAAGAGGCCAAAGAGATCGTTCTAAGCGAGCAAAAAACCTCGATCAGCTATCTGCAACGCCGCCTAAAAATCGGCTATAACCGTGCCGCTACGATCATCGAGCAGATGGAGCAAATGGGCGTGCTAAGCCCGGTAAACGCAAAAGGCCAAAGAGATATTTTGTAA
- a CDS encoding flagellin, protein MRMTNQLMKFTNNYDYQTNMKALHKLNTQISSGLKIQNSFEDSSVYNDGMRLDYEVATLEQVQTATSKAQHFSKNTDKALGEFKQQLENFKTKLVQGANEIHSQTSREAIANDLQGIKNHLVNIANTSINGQFLFAGSAINTKPINGDTNEYFGNAQAMKAVGGAQVNLTYNQNGQELFLGKDGDYNKKITSNTMLKAQNLDDRNKTVYIDSEHKMRDLIGFKYVKDEKTLTNQDFTGTGAREFQKTTFFLQGKKPNGTSFTSKFKMTSDASINDLLEKIGTEYGNTPTNKVVEVTINNQGQINVKDLSKGNQVIDFHMIAATKKLNKAEDLTAANISAASGEFDSVDSLTSGANSLEAKVRANPSDYEITEFVKSKYEDLGGAVTNAYDYDKINLKQEGRNLVGTVSQVEHGSGKFADDNTTLSQVVGAKNLYDGERDKYNINDQTLKMQIKSRSGGNYKVDVKFGAGSPPTASGDATVEITRPDGTTYTTKVWDSFYNDTTNPPTTEGIDTQSKNMTFRQLNDIIGMVASDNVPAGTGGSAPADYVAYKQAIANSQGSVEANMDHRGRIKVTDKQNAVTPIKVGIYDSGNADKFAGDSTGTTPATRQGEGSLWSFSANNGIEIDSPSVDIFADLDRMIEAVRSGQYRADSEGEYLRNSGIQGAIERLDHIADHVNKIYTKVGNQTNTLTQTNTHASVMEVNVKTVKADITNADYGETYMNLMQKMMSYQAMLQSVAKINQLSLLNYM, encoded by the coding sequence ATGAGAATGACGAATCAGTTGATGAAATTTACGAATAACTACGACTATCAGACAAATATGAAAGCACTACACAAGCTAAACACGCAAATTTCAAGCGGTCTAAAAATCCAAAATTCTTTCGAGGATAGCAGCGTTTATAACGACGGCATGAGGCTTGATTATGAGGTTGCGACGCTTGAGCAAGTGCAAACGGCGACGTCTAAGGCGCAGCACTTTTCAAAAAATACCGACAAGGCTTTGGGCGAATTTAAGCAGCAGCTTGAAAATTTTAAAACAAAGCTGGTTCAAGGCGCCAATGAAATCCACTCGCAAACTTCGCGAGAAGCCATCGCAAACGACCTTCAAGGTATCAAAAATCACCTGGTAAATATCGCCAACACCTCGATAAACGGGCAGTTTTTGTTTGCCGGAAGCGCGATAAATACAAAACCTATAAACGGCGATACGAATGAGTATTTCGGCAATGCGCAGGCGATGAAAGCCGTAGGCGGAGCCCAGGTAAATTTGACCTACAACCAAAACGGGCAGGAGCTGTTTCTAGGCAAAGACGGCGATTATAATAAAAAAATCACCTCCAACACGATGCTAAAAGCTCAAAATTTAGACGACAGAAACAAGACCGTTTATATCGATAGCGAGCATAAAATGCGCGACCTAATCGGCTTTAAATACGTAAAAGACGAAAAGACTCTAACTAATCAAGATTTCACGGGCACCGGCGCGCGAGAGTTTCAAAAGACTACTTTTTTCTTGCAGGGCAAAAAACCAAACGGTACGAGCTTTACGAGTAAATTTAAGATGACGTCGGACGCCTCGATAAACGATCTGCTAGAAAAAATCGGCACCGAATACGGCAATACGCCGACTAATAAAGTCGTTGAAGTAACGATAAACAACCAAGGCCAAATCAACGTAAAAGACCTAAGCAAAGGCAATCAGGTTATCGATTTTCACATGATAGCGGCGACGAAAAAACTAAATAAGGCAGAGGATCTGACGGCTGCTAACATTAGCGCCGCCTCAGGCGAGTTTGACTCGGTCGATAGCCTAACTAGCGGCGCAAACTCGCTTGAGGCTAAGGTACGCGCAAACCCTAGCGACTATGAAATCACGGAATTTGTCAAGAGCAAATACGAAGACCTAGGCGGCGCCGTCACGAACGCCTACGACTACGACAAGATAAATTTAAAGCAAGAGGGCAGAAATCTAGTAGGCACCGTATCTCAAGTAGAGCACGGCAGCGGTAAATTCGCCGACGATAACACGACTCTAAGCCAAGTCGTCGGAGCTAAAAATTTATACGACGGCGAACGAGATAAGTACAACATAAACGACCAAACTCTAAAAATGCAGATAAAATCCAGAAGCGGCGGAAACTATAAAGTAGACGTAAAATTCGGCGCAGGCTCTCCTCCGACGGCTTCAGGCGACGCCACGGTGGAAATCACCAGGCCGGACGGAACTACGTATACGACGAAGGTTTGGGATAGCTTTTATAACGATACTACAAACCCGCCAACTACCGAAGGTATAGATACTCAGTCAAAAAATATGACTTTTAGACAGCTAAACGATATCATAGGTATGGTCGCTAGCGACAATGTTCCTGCGGGTACCGGCGGTAGTGCTCCGGCCGATTATGTCGCCTACAAGCAAGCTATCGCAAATTCGCAAGGTAGCGTCGAAGCAAATATGGACCATAGAGGCCGCATAAAAGTAACCGATAAGCAAAACGCCGTCACGCCGATAAAAGTAGGTATCTACGATAGCGGAAATGCCGATAAATTTGCGGGCGATAGCACGGGTACGACTCCTGCGACAAGGCAAGGAGAAGGTTCGCTGTGGAGCTTTTCGGCAAACAACGGTATCGAGATAGATAGCCCGAGCGTGGATATTTTTGCGGATTTAGATAGGATGATAGAGGCTGTTAGGAGCGGTCAGTACCGCGCCGATAGCGAGGGTGAGTATCTGCGTAACTCCGGTATCCAAGGCGCGATCGAGAGACTAGACCATATCGCCGATCACGTAAATAAAATCTATACCAAAGTAGGCAACCAAACAAACACGCTAACGCAAACCAACACGCATGCTAGCGTCATGGAAGTAAACGTAAAAACCGTCAAGGCTGATATCACGAATGCCGACTACGGCGAAACCTATATGAATCTCATGCAAAAAATGATGTCGTATCAGGCGATGCTACAGTCCGTGGCTAAGATAAACCAGCTCTCGTTATTAAACTATATGTAA
- a CDS encoding YaaA family protein yields MKILFSPSEAKTAVSPNKFIDRGDFIFPNLYEKRCEILKIYDDFLQTAAIEKISKLFGVKNLTDEPSLRESLFKKGAVKAVLRYDGVAYKHLDYRSLDSVAQDFIDKNTLIFSNLFGPVTAADMLPEYKLKQGERIEGLNLEEFYRQNFSGKIDEWLGDDDILDLRAEFYEKFYRIQKPFATFKFLKNGKVVSHYAKAYRGIVLRQVAQNGVKNFDELCKMDIENLRLIDVKKTGPKSEFLVQII; encoded by the coding sequence ATGAAAATACTCTTTTCGCCTAGCGAAGCCAAAACCGCCGTAAGTCCAAATAAATTTATAGATAGAGGCGACTTTATTTTTCCGAATTTATATGAGAAACGGTGCGAAATTTTAAAAATCTACGATGATTTTTTACAAACGGCTGCCATTGAAAAAATCTCAAAACTTTTTGGCGTGAAAAATTTGACCGATGAGCCGAGCTTGCGCGAAAGCCTCTTTAAAAAAGGCGCGGTAAAAGCCGTTCTGCGCTACGACGGAGTAGCCTACAAGCACCTTGACTACCGCAGCCTTGATAGCGTGGCGCAGGATTTTATAGATAAAAATACGCTGATTTTTTCAAATTTATTCGGCCCCGTGACTGCGGCGGATATGCTGCCTGAATACAAACTAAAGCAAGGCGAGCGCATAGAAGGGTTAAATTTGGAGGAGTTTTATAGGCAAAATTTTAGCGGCAAGATAGATGAGTGGCTGGGAGATGATGATATTTTAGACCTTAGGGCTGAGTTTTACGAGAAATTTTACCGCATACAAAAGCCGTTTGCGACTTTTAAATTTCTAAAAAACGGTAAAGTCGTCAGCCACTATGCCAAAGCTTACCGCGGGATAGTTTTGAGGCAAGTAGCGCAAAACGGAGTGAAAAATTTTGACGAGCTTTGTAAAATGGACATAGAAAATTTGCGCCTCATAGACGTCAAAAAAACGGGGCCAAAAAGCGAATTTTTGGTGCAAATCATCTAA
- a CDS encoding HU family DNA-binding protein, translating to MKKADFIQAVADKAGLSKKDSLKAVDAALETIEEVLKNGDSISFIGFGTFGTAERAARKARVPGTDRTIDVPASKAVKFKVGKKLKEAVVAGAGKKTKKK from the coding sequence ATGAAAAAAGCTGATTTCATTCAAGCTGTCGCCGATAAGGCCGGTCTTTCTAAAAAAGATTCTCTAAAGGCGGTTGATGCTGCGCTAGAAACCATTGAAGAGGTTCTTAAAAATGGCGATAGCATTAGCTTCATAGGCTTTGGTACATTCGGTACTGCAGAAAGAGCCGCTAGAAAAGCTAGAGTGCCTGGAACAGACAGAACCATCGATGTTCCTGCTAGCAAAGCAGTTAAATTTAAAGTCGGCAAAAAACTAAAAGAAGCCGTCGTAGCAGGCGCAGGCAAAAAAACTAAAAAGAAATAA